The Actinomadura sp. WMMB 499 genome includes a window with the following:
- a CDS encoding CdaR family transcriptional regulator produces MTTTLEEHSPLKPWAGVPSELSEIFRPHLDGLAEEMIEEILAGIPEYSRPQDEEYARLVRMAVEGALRQFVDLIMDPNSSWEQVGAVYREIGWAEAREGRSLDILQTSMRLGARVAWRRLAAESEQYNVSRHTLASLAEAIFAFLDEIARAATEGYTKARAQEAGELEHRRRRLLDLLLAEPPASAQAVADLARLAQWRVPRTVAAVVLYERGRQPFSHPSLPPDVLSDVNRREPCLLVPDPEGPGRGRMLESGLRNWVAAMGPTVRTEDAAKSLRWAREALPLARRGILPSDRLIRCADHMPMLVVFKDEELVRAVADLRLAPLRTVRPRHRERLVRTLLSCLQNGFNATEVATRLHVHPQTVRYRLHQLEELFGDRLYEPEARLELEMALTVWLTAPSPSSD; encoded by the coding sequence GTGACCACGACCCTGGAGGAGCATTCGCCGCTCAAGCCGTGGGCGGGCGTGCCGAGCGAGCTGTCGGAGATCTTCCGGCCGCACCTGGACGGGCTGGCCGAGGAGATGATCGAGGAGATCCTGGCCGGGATCCCCGAGTACTCCCGCCCGCAGGACGAGGAGTACGCGCGGCTCGTCCGGATGGCGGTGGAGGGCGCGCTGCGCCAGTTCGTCGACCTGATCATGGACCCGAACAGCTCGTGGGAGCAGGTCGGGGCGGTCTACCGGGAGATCGGCTGGGCGGAGGCCCGGGAGGGCCGCAGCCTCGACATCCTGCAGACGTCGATGCGGCTGGGCGCGCGCGTCGCGTGGCGGCGGCTGGCGGCGGAGTCCGAGCAGTACAACGTGTCGCGGCACACGCTCGCCTCCCTCGCCGAGGCGATCTTCGCTTTCCTGGACGAGATCGCCCGCGCGGCCACCGAGGGGTACACCAAGGCCCGCGCGCAGGAGGCGGGCGAGCTGGAGCACCGCCGCCGCCGGCTCCTCGACCTGCTGCTGGCCGAACCGCCCGCGTCGGCCCAGGCCGTCGCGGACCTGGCGCGGCTGGCGCAGTGGCGGGTGCCGCGGACGGTCGCCGCGGTCGTCCTGTACGAGCGGGGGCGGCAGCCGTTCTCGCACCCGTCGCTGCCCCCGGACGTCCTGTCCGACGTGAACCGCCGCGAGCCGTGCCTGCTGGTGCCCGATCCCGAGGGGCCGGGCCGGGGCCGGATGCTGGAGTCCGGGCTGCGGAACTGGGTGGCCGCGATGGGGCCGACGGTCCGCACCGAGGACGCCGCGAAGTCGCTGCGCTGGGCGCGGGAGGCGCTGCCGCTCGCGCGCCGCGGCATCCTGCCGTCCGACCGGCTGATCCGGTGCGCCGACCACATGCCGATGCTGGTGGTCTTCAAGGACGAGGAACTGGTGCGGGCGGTCGCGGACCTGCGGCTCGCGCCGCTGCGGACCGTCCGGCCCCGGCACCGCGAGCGGCTGGTGCGCACCCTGCTGTCGTGCCTGCAGAACGGGTTCAACGCCACCGAGGTCGCCACCCGCCTGCACGTGCACCCGCAGACCGTCCGGTACCGGCTGCACCAGCTCGAGGAGCTGTTCGGCGATCGCCTGTACGAGCCGGAGGCGCGGCTGGAGCTGGAGATGGCGCTGACCGTCTGGCTCACCGCCCCCTCTCCATCAAGCGATTGA
- a CDS encoding SUKH-4 family immunity protein yields MTTQDLVDAFGDEDVRRFGDGELPTEVVHTVTRRFLTTVGIPTDLKSSFLSLAKFEPLPETHARESAAGHWTWDLPDDAKKCFVLGGFFGGDVALDGADGKVFFIPDGDVLPQPMHSGIDALAYFMYALQRDTHYYSQEYAEQIDADPDDERDADDVLMETAVRLARELMEVDRTPFTVGELPPYEIGSGEDPFTGDFAGPWTGAFMDISAGEWD; encoded by the coding sequence TTGACGACGCAGGATCTCGTCGATGCGTTCGGCGACGAGGACGTCCGCCGGTTCGGCGACGGCGAACTCCCGACCGAGGTCGTCCACACCGTCACGCGCCGCTTCCTCACCACGGTCGGCATCCCGACCGACCTCAAGAGCAGTTTCCTCAGCCTCGCGAAGTTCGAGCCGCTACCCGAGACGCACGCCCGCGAGAGCGCGGCCGGCCACTGGACATGGGACCTTCCGGACGACGCGAAGAAGTGTTTCGTGCTCGGCGGCTTCTTCGGCGGTGACGTCGCACTCGACGGCGCCGACGGAAAGGTCTTCTTCATTCCCGACGGCGACGTCCTCCCGCAGCCGATGCACAGCGGAATCGACGCCCTCGCGTATTTCATGTACGCGCTCCAGCGCGACACGCATTACTACAGCCAGGAGTACGCGGAGCAGATCGACGCCGATCCCGATGACGAGCGGGACGCGGACGACGTCCTCATGGAGACGGCGGTGCGGCTCGCCCGGGAGCTCATGGAGGTCGACCGGACGCCGTTCACCGTCGGAGAACTGCCGCCGTACGAGATCGGCAGCGGCGAGGACCCCTTCACCGGCGACTTCGCCGGCCCGTGGACCGGGGCGTTCATGGACATCTCCGCCGGCGAGTGGGACTGA
- a CDS encoding aminotransferase class V-fold PLP-dependent enzyme, whose amino-acid sequence MTLPEEGRPAAELLDLLAGLREADLPVRGGKVTAYVYDTGRDAVHDLAATAYREMLEVNCLDPTAFPSIQVLEREVVGAVADRLGGGTGIFTSGGTESIMLAVKAARDARPVPDPQLVVPATAHPAFHKAAHYLGLEPVIVPVDDGYRADPAAVAAAITPRTVLVVASAPSYPHGVMDPITEIAAIAESAGVLCHVDACVGGWVLPWLREAGRPVPPFDLSVPGVTSLSCDLHKYGYAPKGASVVLFADPALRRRAYFASAEWPGYTVINSGVQSSKSAGPLGAAWATLNAVGADGYRDLAVRAMDSAERLIAGLPDGLRVLGAPAVPLVAVASADPALDVFVLADEARDRGWFFQPQLSYRGIPANLHFTITGVSDTGALLGALADAAKAARAAGPPPVPDGLVDAIAALDLDSIDDAGFAELLASAGAGPSGGMAVVNAVLDELPPPTREALLVRFLSALYS is encoded by the coding sequence ATGACACTCCCCGAGGAAGGCCGCCCGGCCGCCGAACTGCTCGACCTGCTGGCCGGGCTCCGCGAAGCGGACCTCCCCGTCCGCGGCGGCAAGGTCACCGCGTACGTCTACGACACCGGGCGCGACGCCGTCCACGACCTCGCCGCCACCGCCTACCGGGAGATGCTCGAGGTCAACTGCCTCGACCCCACCGCGTTCCCCAGCATCCAGGTCCTGGAACGCGAGGTCGTCGGCGCGGTCGCCGACCGGCTCGGCGGCGGCACGGGCATCTTCACCAGCGGCGGCACCGAGTCGATCATGCTGGCGGTGAAGGCCGCACGCGACGCCCGTCCCGTCCCGGACCCGCAGCTCGTCGTGCCCGCCACCGCGCACCCCGCGTTCCACAAGGCCGCGCACTACCTCGGCCTCGAACCGGTGATCGTCCCGGTGGACGACGGGTACCGGGCCGACCCCGCCGCGGTCGCCGCCGCGATCACCCCGCGCACCGTCCTCGTCGTCGCCTCCGCGCCCTCCTACCCGCACGGCGTCATGGACCCGATCACCGAGATCGCCGCGATCGCCGAGTCCGCGGGCGTCCTGTGCCACGTGGACGCCTGCGTCGGCGGCTGGGTCCTGCCGTGGCTCCGCGAGGCCGGACGGCCCGTCCCGCCGTTCGACCTCTCGGTGCCGGGCGTCACCTCGCTGTCGTGCGACTTGCACAAGTACGGTTACGCGCCCAAGGGCGCGTCCGTCGTCCTGTTCGCCGACCCGGCGCTGCGCCGCCGCGCCTACTTCGCGTCCGCCGAATGGCCTGGCTACACCGTCATCAACTCCGGCGTCCAGTCCAGCAAGAGCGCCGGCCCCCTCGGCGCCGCCTGGGCCACCCTCAACGCCGTCGGCGCCGACGGCTACCGCGACCTCGCCGTCCGCGCCATGGACTCCGCCGAACGCCTCATCGCCGGACTCCCGGACGGGCTGCGGGTGCTCGGCGCACCGGCCGTCCCGCTCGTCGCCGTCGCCTCCGCCGACCCCGCACTCGACGTGTTCGTCCTCGCCGACGAGGCCCGCGACCGCGGCTGGTTCTTCCAGCCGCAGCTCTCCTACCGGGGCATCCCCGCCAACCTGCACTTCACGATCACCGGGGTGTCCGACACCGGCGCCCTGCTCGGCGCCCTCGCCGACGCCGCGAAGGCCGCCCGCGCCGCCGGGCCGCCGCCCGTCCCCGACGGCCTCGTCGACGCGATCGCCGCCCTCGACCTCGACAGCATCGACGACGCCGGATTCGCCGAACTGCTCGCGTCCGCCGGCGCCGGACCGTCCGGGGGGATGGCCGTCGTGAACGCCGTCCTCGACGAACTGCCGCCCCCCACGCGCGAGGCCCTGCTGGTCCGGTTCCTCTCCGCGCTCTACTCCTGA
- a CDS encoding class I SAM-dependent methyltransferase — translation MSYWKSYRGTRAQGGRPIQRQDFGENPTEVRDTNHYEKEYVQGFVEKWDELIDWRRRYESEGTFFIDQLKARGVKRVLDVATGTGFHSVRLVQEGFDTVSADGSQEMLRKAFENGFTYGQYVLKVVQADWRYLNRDVHGEFDAIICLGNSFTHLFSERDRRKALAEFYALLKHDGVLIIDQRNYDSILDNGFSSTHSYYYCGEEVTAEPEYVDEGLARFRYRFPDGSDYALNMFPLRKDYMRRLMREVGFQRVDTFGDFQKSYHEDDPDFFIHVAEKMYREDDSGGSSYSTAVNTAREYYNSEDADAFYHSVWGGQHIHVGVYEDGDTIDAASGRTVERMASGLELTPDVHVLDVGAGFGGSARHLARTYGCKVTCLNLSEVENARNRAANKDQGLDELIDVVDGSFEELPFNDNAFHVVWSQDALLHGGDRIRALEEIVRVLKPGGDFVFTDPMAADDCPRDALRPILDRLHLDTMGSPGFYRRELARLGLSVRFDDLTEHLTTHYGRVLRETEEREAEMSGQISAGYLEHMKTGLRNWVDGGANGRLKWGIIRCKN, via the coding sequence GTGAGCTACTGGAAGTCATATCGGGGGACGCGCGCACAGGGAGGCAGACCGATTCAGCGGCAAGATTTCGGCGAAAATCCGACTGAGGTCCGCGACACCAACCACTACGAGAAGGAGTACGTCCAAGGCTTCGTCGAGAAGTGGGACGAGCTCATCGACTGGAGGAGGCGCTACGAGAGCGAAGGCACCTTCTTCATCGACCAGCTGAAGGCACGCGGCGTCAAGCGAGTACTCGACGTCGCGACCGGCACCGGGTTCCACTCGGTGCGGCTCGTGCAGGAAGGCTTCGACACCGTCAGCGCGGACGGCAGTCAGGAGATGCTGCGCAAGGCGTTCGAGAACGGGTTCACCTACGGGCAGTACGTCCTCAAGGTGGTGCAGGCCGACTGGCGCTACCTGAACCGCGACGTGCACGGCGAGTTCGACGCCATCATCTGCCTGGGGAATTCGTTCACCCATCTGTTCTCGGAACGTGACAGGCGCAAGGCGCTCGCGGAATTCTACGCGCTGCTGAAGCACGACGGCGTGCTCATCATCGACCAGCGCAACTACGACTCGATCCTGGACAACGGGTTCAGCAGCACGCACTCGTACTACTACTGCGGCGAGGAGGTCACGGCCGAGCCCGAATACGTGGACGAGGGGCTGGCGCGGTTCCGGTACCGGTTCCCGGACGGAAGCGACTACGCCCTCAACATGTTCCCGCTGCGCAAGGACTACATGCGGCGGCTCATGCGGGAGGTCGGCTTCCAGCGGGTCGACACCTTCGGGGACTTCCAGAAGTCCTACCACGAGGACGATCCCGACTTCTTCATTCACGTGGCGGAGAAAATGTATCGGGAAGACGACTCCGGCGGCTCCTCCTACTCGACGGCGGTGAACACCGCCCGCGAGTACTACAACTCCGAGGACGCCGACGCGTTCTACCACTCCGTCTGGGGCGGGCAGCACATCCACGTCGGCGTCTACGAGGACGGCGACACGATCGACGCGGCGAGCGGCCGGACGGTCGAGCGGATGGCGTCGGGCCTGGAACTGACACCGGACGTGCACGTGCTGGACGTCGGCGCCGGGTTCGGCGGATCGGCCCGGCACCTCGCCCGCACGTACGGCTGCAAGGTCACGTGCCTGAACCTGAGCGAGGTCGAGAACGCCCGCAACCGCGCGGCGAACAAGGACCAGGGACTCGACGAGCTGATCGACGTGGTCGACGGCTCGTTCGAGGAACTGCCGTTCAACGACAACGCGTTCCACGTCGTGTGGTCGCAGGACGCCCTGCTGCACGGCGGCGACCGCATCCGGGCACTGGAGGAGATCGTCCGGGTGCTCAAGCCGGGCGGCGACTTCGTCTTCACCGACCCGATGGCCGCCGACGACTGCCCGCGGGACGCGCTGCGTCCCATCCTCGACCGGCTGCACCTCGACACGATGGGCTCGCCCGGCTTCTACCGCCGGGAACTGGCCCGCCTCGGGCTGAGCGTGCGGTTCGACGACCTCACCGAGCACCTCACCACGCACTACGGGCGGGTGCTGCGGGAGACCGAGGAGCGGGAGGCGGAGATGTCCGGGCAGATCAGCGCGGGCTATCTCGAGCACATGAAGACCGGCCTGCGGAACTGGGTCGACGGCGGCGCGAACGGCCGCCTGAAGTGGGGGATCATCCGCTGCAAGAACTGA
- a CDS encoding TetR/AcrR family transcriptional regulator, translating into MSADVRFTVTRTLSKDQQARRERLIDAAWTLAVEGGYPAVTMHDVADRAGVARATVYRYFATKDHLLTEVAATWAHRVTDDIDALAVGDTPVERLTALLERIVRVAADNVMLTSAIIQAVTADDSSVDDSRDVVFLFLRDRLSAAIGDPVPQREDVEVVLGHVLLAALVSVASLHRPADEVAEIVRTSGRLVLAGALAGGV; encoded by the coding sequence GTGAGCGCGGATGTGCGGTTCACCGTCACGCGGACGCTGAGCAAGGATCAGCAGGCGCGGCGGGAGCGGCTGATCGACGCGGCGTGGACCCTGGCGGTGGAGGGCGGCTACCCGGCCGTCACCATGCACGACGTCGCGGACCGGGCGGGCGTCGCCCGCGCCACCGTGTACCGCTACTTCGCCACCAAGGACCACCTGCTCACCGAGGTCGCCGCGACCTGGGCGCACCGGGTCACCGACGACATCGACGCGCTCGCGGTCGGGGACACGCCGGTCGAGCGGCTCACCGCGCTGCTGGAGCGGATCGTGCGGGTCGCGGCCGACAACGTCATGCTCACTTCGGCGATCATCCAGGCGGTCACCGCGGACGACTCCAGCGTCGACGACTCCCGCGACGTGGTGTTCCTGTTCCTGCGGGACCGGCTGTCGGCGGCGATCGGCGATCCGGTGCCGCAGCGCGAGGACGTCGAGGTCGTCCTCGGGCACGTGCTGCTCGCCGCGCTGGTCAGCGTCGCGTCGCTGCACCGGCCGGCCGACGAGGTCGCGGAGATCGTCCGGACGTCCGGACGGCTCGTCCTCGCGGGCGCCCTCGCCGGAGGCGTGTGA
- a CDS encoding TetR/AcrR family transcriptional regulator: protein MTSDSGRERILDVATRLFAALGYDGTSTRLIAEAAGLNIATVAYHVGGKRDLYLAVMERAHQAERTALEDAVRDLRAAGTGGDAGADAGAAAALGLVDRYVDFCAANPAVPALWMHRWLSDAADVAHLESLYVRPLMDLVVDAVRELAGDGVDVEYAVWTVIWATHGFARGGVLDADGRRRGMDDPRELARFRAHLHRLVTAALDLPGGPR, encoded by the coding sequence ATGACCAGCGACTCCGGCCGGGAGCGCATCCTCGACGTCGCCACCCGGCTGTTCGCCGCCCTCGGCTACGACGGCACCTCCACCCGGCTCATCGCCGAGGCCGCCGGGCTCAACATCGCCACGGTCGCCTACCACGTCGGCGGCAAGCGCGACCTGTACCTCGCCGTCATGGAACGCGCCCACCAGGCCGAACGCACCGCGCTCGAGGACGCCGTCCGCGACCTGCGCGCCGCGGGCACGGGCGGGGACGCGGGCGCGGACGCGGGCGCCGCCGCGGCGCTCGGGCTCGTCGACCGGTACGTCGACTTCTGCGCCGCCAACCCGGCCGTCCCGGCGCTGTGGATGCACCGCTGGCTGTCGGACGCCGCCGACGTCGCCCACCTGGAGAGCCTCTACGTCCGGCCGCTGATGGACCTGGTCGTGGACGCCGTCCGGGAACTCGCCGGCGACGGCGTGGACGTCGAGTACGCCGTCTGGACCGTCATCTGGGCCACGCACGGGTTCGCGCGCGGCGGCGTCCTCGACGCGGACGGGCGGCGCCGCGGCATGGACGACCCCCGGGAACTCGCCCGGTTCCGCGCCCACCTGCACCGTCTCGTCACCGCCGCCCTGGACCTCCCCGGCGGTCCGCGATGA
- a CDS encoding MFS transporter encodes MTAPATTTAPVPLTRARLLGYGVGSVGTGVFNAVPGLLLLYYLTDVLGVGAAVAGAVLVLPKAWDVLLNPVVGAASDREAVRTGRRTRLLLLGACTLPVLFAAMFAVPVDSPGFAAAWAGLAFLLAASAFACFQVPYVALPAEISADPAERGRAMAWRVVCLTAGILVAGGVAPAVTDAAGGGRAGHALMGAAVGAVIAAATIGSALATRWIPSRPGPHALGLRAALRTARGNRPFFALLGAYVLNTLAVAIMLAGAPYVATYRLDDYALTSAMFVCMVAPSAFAVPFWRVLARRFGAVSCYVAAVVVFAVVVAALFPVVTSMPAVLALSAGVGVCYAATQYLPLALLPETVHADSGRTGHAQSGAFTGLWTAAETGALALGPGVFALILAACSFRSSDLDTPVVQPDTALTGLAAGFTLVPAVLLLLSVPLLLAYRRLAAAHATEDPA; translated from the coding sequence ATGACCGCCCCGGCCACCACGACCGCCCCGGTCCCGCTGACACGCGCGCGCCTGCTCGGCTACGGCGTCGGCTCGGTCGGCACCGGCGTGTTCAACGCCGTCCCCGGGCTGCTCCTGCTCTACTACCTCACCGACGTGCTCGGCGTCGGCGCGGCCGTCGCCGGTGCCGTCCTCGTGCTGCCCAAGGCCTGGGACGTCCTGCTCAACCCGGTCGTGGGCGCCGCCAGCGACCGCGAGGCCGTCCGGACCGGCCGCCGCACCCGCCTCCTGCTGCTCGGCGCCTGCACGCTGCCCGTCCTGTTCGCCGCGATGTTCGCCGTCCCGGTCGACTCGCCCGGATTCGCCGCCGCCTGGGCGGGGCTGGCGTTCCTCCTCGCCGCCAGCGCGTTCGCCTGCTTCCAGGTCCCCTACGTCGCGCTGCCCGCCGAGATCTCCGCCGACCCCGCCGAACGCGGCCGCGCGATGGCCTGGCGGGTCGTCTGCCTCACCGCCGGGATCCTCGTCGCGGGCGGTGTCGCGCCCGCCGTCACCGACGCCGCCGGGGGCGGCCGCGCCGGGCACGCGCTGATGGGCGCCGCCGTCGGGGCCGTCATTGCCGCCGCGACGATCGGCAGCGCCCTCGCCACCCGCTGGATCCCGTCCCGCCCCGGACCCCACGCGCTCGGCCTGCGCGCCGCGCTCCGCACCGCGCGCGGCAACCGGCCGTTCTTCGCCCTGCTCGGCGCGTACGTCCTGAACACGCTCGCCGTCGCGATCATGCTCGCGGGCGCCCCCTACGTCGCGACCTACCGGCTGGACGACTACGCCCTCACGTCCGCGATGTTCGTCTGCATGGTCGCACCGAGCGCGTTCGCCGTCCCGTTCTGGCGGGTGCTCGCCCGCAGGTTCGGTGCCGTGTCCTGCTACGTCGCCGCGGTCGTCGTGTTCGCCGTGGTGGTCGCCGCGCTGTTCCCGGTGGTCACCTCGATGCCGGCCGTTCTCGCGCTCAGCGCGGGCGTCGGTGTCTGCTACGCCGCGACCCAGTACCTTCCGCTCGCCCTGCTGCCCGAGACCGTCCACGCCGACTCCGGACGCACCGGGCACGCCCAGTCCGGCGCGTTCACCGGCCTGTGGACGGCCGCCGAGACCGGCGCACTCGCCCTCGGTCCCGGCGTGTTCGCGCTGATCCTCGCCGCCTGCTCGTTCCGCTCGTCCGACCTCGACACCCCCGTCGTCCAGCCGGACACCGCGCTGACCGGCCTCGCCGCCGGGTTCACGCTCGTCCCCGCCGTCCTGCTCCTGCTCAGCGTGCCGCTGCTGCTCGCCTACCGGCGGCTCGCCGCCGCCCACGCCACCGAGGACCCCGCATGA
- a CDS encoding geranyl diphosphate 2-C-methyltransferase: protein MSTTTTTTATTATANVLKSPYQRSVADYWNQERNPVNLLLGAVDGIYHHHYGIGEPDWSVLEGPQETREQRTIEELHRLETAQAGFLLDQLGPVPADGRLLDAGCGRGGTSLMANLRFGCRVEGISISEEQVRFANEQAEQRGVADSVRFSFRNMLSTGFETGSFDGIWNNESTMYVDLNDLFAEHSRLLRRGGRYVTITGCYNDVYGLPSRAVSEINSHYICDIHPRSAYFKAMAAHDLVPIATVDLTEATIPYWRMRARSPHLATGIEKAFLEAYTGGSFHYLLIAADRV, encoded by the coding sequence ATGTCCACGACCACCACGACCACCGCGACCACCGCGACGGCGAACGTGCTCAAGAGCCCCTACCAGCGTTCGGTCGCCGACTACTGGAACCAGGAGCGCAACCCGGTGAACCTGCTGCTGGGGGCGGTGGACGGCATCTACCACCACCACTACGGCATCGGCGAGCCGGACTGGTCGGTGCTGGAGGGGCCGCAGGAGACCCGCGAGCAGCGGACGATCGAGGAGCTGCACCGGCTGGAGACCGCGCAGGCCGGCTTCCTGCTCGACCAGCTCGGCCCCGTCCCGGCGGACGGGCGGCTGCTGGACGCCGGGTGCGGGCGGGGCGGCACGAGCCTGATGGCGAACCTGCGGTTCGGCTGCCGGGTGGAGGGCATCTCGATCTCCGAGGAGCAGGTCAGGTTCGCAAATGAGCAGGCTGAGCAGCGGGGCGTCGCCGACTCCGTGCGGTTCTCCTTCCGCAACATGCTCTCGACCGGGTTCGAGACGGGCTCCTTCGACGGCATCTGGAACAACGAGTCCACCATGTACGTCGACCTGAACGACCTGTTCGCCGAGCACAGCCGGCTGCTCAGGCGCGGTGGCCGCTACGTCACGATCACCGGCTGCTACAACGACGTCTACGGGCTGCCGTCGCGGGCCGTCAGCGAGATCAACTCGCACTACATCTGCGACATCCACCCGCGCAGCGCGTACTTCAAGGCGATGGCCGCGCACGACCTCGTCCCGATCGCGACCGTGGACCTCACCGAGGCGACCATCCCCTACTGGCGGATGCGCGCCCGCTCGCCGCACCTGGCCACCGGCATTGAGAAGGCCTTCCTCGAGGCCTACACCGGCGGGAGCTTCCACTACCTGCTGATCGCCGCCGACCGCGTCTGA
- a CDS encoding nitroreductase family deazaflavin-dependent oxidoreductase: MAANEKAGGSGGPGRVSRWMQHKANGRVTRKIRRGQGRAMGMDVLILNTVGKRSGEARETPVAWFEDGADGRLVVASGGGSRHPDWYVNLMAHPDRATIEVAGAGAEPVTPHRLEGADRADAWRRIAEAQPRIAKYQRKSDREYPVVRLTPR, from the coding sequence ATGGCGGCGAACGAGAAGGCGGGCGGGAGCGGCGGGCCGGGGCGGGTGTCGCGGTGGATGCAGCACAAGGCGAACGGCCGGGTCACGCGGAAGATCCGTCGCGGGCAGGGCCGGGCGATGGGCATGGACGTGCTGATCCTGAACACGGTCGGCAAGCGGAGCGGGGAGGCCCGGGAGACGCCCGTGGCGTGGTTCGAGGACGGCGCGGACGGCCGGCTGGTCGTCGCGTCGGGCGGCGGGAGCCGGCACCCGGACTGGTACGTCAACCTCATGGCGCACCCCGACCGGGCGACGATCGAGGTGGCCGGCGCCGGCGCCGAGCCGGTGACGCCGCACCGGCTGGAGGGCGCCGACCGCGCGGACGCGTGGCGGCGCATCGCGGAGGCGCAGCCGCGGATCGCGAAGTACCAGCGCAAGAGCGACCGGGAGTACCCGGTGGTGCGCCTCACCCCGCGCTGA
- a CDS encoding family 2B encapsulin nanocompartment shell protein, producing MTSVPQDVRPGPLSLSTDAARLLATTTKTRPQMQAISSRWLLRKLPWVEVSGGTYRVNRRRVTTARQRLLAFRWGASGVHVAPDSLAGFPALHGLAPDVLTELAGRFTARDVEPGDVLAAEGAPVTEVLAVARGRVERIGTARYGGTAMLGVLTDGRHAGGDLLAADSADAADAGESGPVWRETLRAATPATVLALPREALAELGDASPALRAHLAAFRAAASEPANRRGEAEIRLASGHGGEPPLPDTFADYDARPLEIELAVAQTVLNVHTRVADLYNGPMDQAEEQLRLVVEALRERQEWELVNNPEFGLLHQADDAQRIASWSGPPTPDDMDDLLAMRRGTRLFLAHPKAIAAFFRECTRRGVYPDQIVEGEKRLLGWRGVPIYPCGKIPVTSDHTSSIMAMRTGEDDSGVVGLHQTGLPGEYEPSLNVRFMGVTEAAITRYLVSAYFNATILVPDALGVLEGVEIAAPRA from the coding sequence ATGACCTCCGTTCCGCAGGACGTCCGTCCGGGCCCGCTCAGCCTGTCGACGGACGCGGCCCGCCTGCTCGCGACCACGACCAAGACCCGGCCCCAGATGCAGGCCATCTCCTCGCGGTGGCTGCTGCGCAAGCTCCCGTGGGTCGAGGTGTCCGGCGGGACCTACCGGGTCAACCGACGGCGCGTCACGACCGCCCGGCAGCGGCTGCTCGCGTTCCGGTGGGGGGCGTCCGGCGTCCACGTGGCACCGGACTCCCTCGCCGGGTTCCCCGCCCTGCACGGGCTCGCCCCGGACGTCCTCACCGAGCTGGCCGGACGGTTCACCGCCCGCGACGTCGAGCCCGGGGACGTCCTCGCCGCCGAGGGCGCCCCGGTGACGGAGGTGCTGGCCGTCGCGCGCGGACGGGTGGAGCGCATCGGCACCGCCCGGTACGGCGGGACGGCGATGCTCGGGGTCCTCACCGACGGGCGGCACGCGGGCGGCGACCTGCTCGCGGCGGACTCCGCGGACGCGGCGGACGCCGGGGAGTCCGGGCCCGTCTGGCGGGAGACCCTGCGGGCCGCCACGCCCGCGACCGTCCTGGCGCTGCCGCGCGAGGCGCTCGCCGAGCTGGGCGACGCGAGCCCGGCGCTGCGCGCGCACCTCGCGGCGTTCCGCGCGGCGGCGTCCGAACCGGCGAACCGGCGGGGGGAGGCGGAGATCCGGCTCGCGTCCGGGCACGGGGGCGAGCCGCCGCTGCCCGACACCTTCGCCGACTACGACGCCCGGCCGCTGGAGATCGAGCTGGCCGTCGCGCAGACCGTCCTGAACGTCCACACGCGGGTCGCGGACCTGTACAACGGGCCGATGGACCAGGCGGAGGAGCAGCTGCGCCTGGTGGTGGAGGCGCTGCGGGAGCGGCAGGAGTGGGAGCTGGTCAACAACCCGGAGTTCGGGCTGCTGCACCAGGCCGACGACGCGCAGCGGATCGCGTCCTGGTCCGGTCCGCCGACACCGGACGACATGGACGACCTGCTGGCGATGCGGCGCGGCACCCGGCTGTTCCTCGCCCACCCGAAGGCGATCGCCGCGTTCTTCCGGGAGTGCACCCGGCGGGGCGTCTACCCGGACCAGATCGTCGAGGGGGAGAAGCGGCTGCTCGGCTGGCGGGGCGTCCCGATCTACCCGTGCGGCAAGATCCCGGTGACGTCCGACCACACGTCGTCGATCATGGCCATGCGGACGGGCGAGGACGACTCGGGCGTGGTCGGCCTGCACCAGACGGGCCTGCCCGGGGAGTACGAGCCGTCGCTGAACGTCCGGTTCATGGGCGTCACCGAGGCGGCGATCACCCGCTACCTGGTGAGCGCGTACTTCAACGCGACGATCCTCGTCCCGGACGCCCTGGGCGTCCTGGAGGGCGTGGAGATCGCGGCGCCGCGCGCGTGA